The Sphaerospermopsis torques-reginae ITEP-024 genome has a window encoding:
- a CDS encoding nuclear transport factor 2 family protein codes for MSNTITLSNIAAKKELIVTLFSAVDSSDWNLLKNCFDENIIYERPGYQPFIGLDKLLNFYQYERIIASGKHYLEHIAVDNNHGACWGKFIGIHKNGSPINEGFADVYSFDNGKFKTRRSYFFRPAV; via the coding sequence ATGTCAAACACTATTACCTTATCAAATATTGCCGCCAAAAAGGAATTGATAGTTACTTTATTTTCTGCTGTTGATTCCTCTGATTGGAATTTACTCAAAAATTGCTTTGACGAAAATATCATCTATGAACGTCCAGGTTATCAGCCTTTTATTGGACTTGATAAACTGCTAAATTTTTATCAATATGAGAGAATCATTGCCTCTGGTAAACATTACCTTGAACATATTGCGGTTGACAATAATCATGGTGCTTGCTGGGGCAAATTTATTGGTATCCATAAAAATGGCTCTCCCATTAATGAAGGCTTTGCTGATGTTTATTCCTTTGACAATGGCAAATTTAAAACTCGACGCAGCTACTTCTTTAGACCAGCAGTATAA